The Cyanobacteria bacterium GSL.Bin1 genome includes a region encoding these proteins:
- a CDS encoding DUF11 domain-containing protein: MKLQTQLLRFGFAGLIATTLPFFMTPATFASFLEKEELQLAQFRQERPQVNLNLVVDKQEVTVDENGVEQVRWENVGDQVTVVPGDTLRYVVMGTNEGGEAANNLTVTQPIPQQMVYVLGSANSSNNAVITYSINNGETFVANPTIKVEQPDGTVVEKPAPASAYTHIRWDFPSAIAPEDNLEAMYVVEVE; this comes from the coding sequence ATGAAACTCCAAACTCAACTCTTACGTTTTGGTTTTGCGGGACTGATTGCGACAACTTTGCCCTTTTTCATGACTCCCGCCACATTCGCCAGCTTCCTTGAAAAAGAAGAGCTTCAACTTGCTCAATTCCGACAAGAGCGCCCGCAAGTCAATCTCAATTTGGTTGTAGACAAACAAGAAGTCACAGTTGATGAAAACGGGGTTGAACAAGTGCGTTGGGAAAATGTCGGCGATCAAGTGACCGTCGTCCCTGGCGATACCTTGCGCTATGTCGTGATGGGCACGAATGAAGGGGGCGAAGCCGCAAACAACTTAACTGTTACCCAACCGATTCCTCAGCAAATGGTGTATGTGCTGGGATCGGCCAATAGTAGCAACAACGCGGTTATTACCTACAGCATTAACAACGGCGAAACCTTTGTTGCCAATCCCACGATTAAAGTGGAACAGCCTGATGGGACGGTGGTAGAGAAACCGGCTCCTGCTTCAGCTTATACCCATATCCGTTGGGACTTTCCAAGCGCGATCGCGCCGGAGGACAACTTAGAAGCCATGTATGTGGTGGAAGTGGAATAA